Genomic window (Candidatus Binatia bacterium):
AATTGGCACAACAACATACTCCAGAGTATGCTGGGACATAAGCTCGCCCCGGGGCGAGTTAATATAAAGATTAACTAGGCGGCACCGCCTGTGAGGCATCCTGGGGGCTGCTGGCGCAGTAGCTCAGGAACTGGCTGGCCAGTCTCGGTCCGGTGCCGGCGTCCTCGTGCTTGAAGAAGACATACGCTTCGCCCCACGGCTGTTCCTGCACCTTCTTCGCCCACTCCCGCACGTCGCTCTCTCCGTATTCGACCCGGCGAAGGCGCAGATAGCCCCAGTCCGCGGTCGCCACGAACGGCGGGTCGCCTTCTTCCCCGGTGTCGGCGACGCACCAGGCCTGGTTGCACTCGCGCAGCGCCGTGTAGACCTCGTCGTCGTACCAGGAGGCGTGACGGAACTCGAACGCAGCGCGCGCGCGGCCGAGCAGCGGGAGGAAGTCGCGGAGGCGCTGCACGTCCTTCTTCATGGTGGGCGGGAGCTGAACCAGGAAGGGGCCGAGCTTGGGACCCAGCGTGGCCGCGGTGCGAAGCAGGTACTCCACGGAGTCGGCCACGTCCCCGAGCCGCTTGTCGTGCGTGATCCGCTTGGAGGCCTTGAGCACGAAGGAGAAGTCGTCGGGCACCTCCGCGGCCCAGCCCTCCAGCGTCGAAAGATTGGGCATGCGGTAGAAGGTGTTGTTCACCTCGACCGTCGGGAAGTGTTCCGCGTAGTAGCGGAGGAA
Coding sequences:
- a CDS encoding DUF72 domain-containing protein, with product MKIRAGTSGWSYKEWKGFFYPEKLPAKNFLRYYAEHFPTVEVNNTFYRMPNLSTLEGWAAEVPDDFSFVLKASKRITHDKRLGDVADSVEYLLRTAATLGPKLGPFLVQLPPTMKKDVQRLRDFLPLLGRARAAFEFRHASWYDDEVYTALRECNQAWCVADTGEEGDPPFVATADWGYLRLRRVEYGESDVREWAKKVQEQPWGEAYVFFKHEDAGTGPRLASQFLSYCASSPQDASQAVPPS